One Solanum pennellii chromosome 9, SPENNV200 DNA segment encodes these proteins:
- the LOC107029135 gene encoding zinc finger protein 593 — translation MGGKCPHRSVKKRRYSHKQFRRAKFLVKGDDAVYDELLKPEEQRKELPVDEDLPGMGQYYCMHCDRYFANVTVRDEHFKTKKHRKRVKIMMGPRPHTQLDADLAAGMGMPDNGPKLMSMS, via the exons atgggAGGAAAGTGTCCTCACAGGAGCGTGAAGAAGCGTAGATACTCTCACAAGCAGTTTCGCCGTGCGAAATTCCTTGTCAAAGGAGACGATGCTGTTTACGATGAGCTGTTAAAGCCGGAGGAGCAACGGAAAGAGTTGCCCGTCGACGAAGATCTTCCCGGAATGGGTCAATACTACTGTATGCACTGCGA TCGATATTTTGCAAATGTTACTGTGAGGGATGAGCATTTCAAGACGAAGAAGCACAGGAAGCG TGTGAAAATAATGATGGGCCCTAGACCGCACACCCAACTTGATGCCGACTTAGCTGCTGGAATGGGCATGCCAGATAATGGGCCAAAGCTAATGTCAATGAGTTAG
- the LOC107031120 gene encoding ABC transporter B family member 1, producing MSQDSEEIKTIEHWKWSEMQGVELVVSEDKNSNTPTTTNSLQFQETRMEVKKEEGGDVEKPTSPPPAVGFGELFRFADGLDYALMIIGSLGAFVHGCSLPLFLRFFADLVNSFGSYANDVDKMTQEVLKYAFYFLVVGAAIWASSWAEISCWMWTGERQTTKMRIKYLEAALNQDIQYFDTEVRTSDVVSAINTDAVVVQDAISEKLGNFIHYMATFLSGFVVGFTAVWQLALVTLAVVPLIAVIGAIYTMTSAKLSSQSQEALSKAGNIVEQTVVQIRTVLAFVGEAKAMQAYTAALRVSQKIGYKSGFSKGFGLGATYFTVFCCYALLLWYGGYLVRHHFTNGGLAIATMFAVMIGGLALGQSAPSMTAFAKARVAAAKIFRIIDHKPSVDRNAKSGLELDTVSGQLELKNVEFSYPSRPEIKILNNFNLVVPAGKTIALVGSSGSGKSTVVSLIERFYDPTSGQLMLDGNDIKTLKLKWLRQQIGLVSQEPALFATSIKENILLGRPDATQIEIEEAARVANAHSFIIKLPDGFDTQVGERGLQLSGGQKQRIAIARAMLKNPAILLLDEATSALDSESEKLVQEALDRFMIGRTTLVIAHRLSTIRKADLVAVLQQGSVSEIGSHDELMSKGENGMYAKLIKMQEAAHETALSNARKSSARPSSARNSVSSPIITRNSSYGRSPYSRRLSDFSTSDFSLSLDAAYSNYRNEKLAFKDQASSFGRLAKMNSPEWSYALIGSIGSVICGSLSAFFAYVLSAVLSVYYNPDHAYMSKQIAKYCYLLIGVSSAALIFNTLQHYYWDVVGENLTKRVREKMLAAVLKMEMAWFDQEENDSSRIAARLSLDANNVRSAIGDRISVIMQNSALMLVACTAGFVLQWRLALVLIGVFPVVVAATVLQKMFMKGFSGDLEAAHAKATQLAGEAVANVRTVAAFNSETKIVNLFDASLQTPLRRCFWKGQIAGSGYGIAQFLLYASYALGLWYASWLVKHGISDFSKTIRVFMVLMVSANGAAETLTLAPDFIKGGRAMRSVFELLDRKTEVEPDDPDATAAPDRLRGEVEFKHVDFSYPTRPDVSIFRDLNLRARAGKTLALVGPSGCGKSSVIALIERFYEPSSGRVIIDGKDIRKYNLKSLRRHIAVVPQEPCLFATTIYENIAYGHESATEAEITEAATLANAHKFISALPDGYKTFVGERGVQLSGGQKQRIAIARAFLRKAELMLLDEATSALDAESERCVQEALDRACAGKTTIVVAHRLSTIRNAHVIAVIDDGKVAEQGSHSHLLKNYSDGIYARMIQLQRFTHGEAVNMATGSTSSSRPKEDQD from the exons ATGTCACAAGATTCTGAGGAGATAAAAACCATTGAACATTGGAAATGGTCTGAAATGCAAGGTGTTGAACTTGTTGTCTCTGAAGACAAAAATTCAAACAccccaacaacaacaaatagtCTTCAATTTCAAGAAACAAGAATGGAggtgaaaaaagaagaaggggGTGATGTAGAGAAGCCAACTAGTCCACCACCAGCAGTTGGTTTTGGTGAACTTTTTAGATTTGCTGATGGTTTAGATTATGCACTAATGATAATTGGTTCACTTGGTGCTTTTGTCCATGGATGTTCTTTGCCTTTGTTTCTTAGATTCTTTGCTGATCTTGTTAATTCTTTTGGCTCTTATGCTAATGATGTTGATAAGATGACTCAAGAAGTTTTAAAG TATGCATTTTACTTTCTTGTGGTGGGTGCTGCAATATGGGCATCTTCATGGGCAG AGATATCATGCTGGATGTGGACTGGTGAGAGACAAACAACAAAGATGAGGATCAAATACTTAGAGGCTGCTTTGAACCAAGATATTCAATATTTTGATACTGAAGTTAGAACTTCTGATGTTGTTTCTGCAATAAACACTGATGCTGTAGTGGTCCAAGATGCCATTAGTGAGAAG TTGGGCAATTTCATTCATTATATGGCTACATTTTTGTCTGGATTTGTGGTGGGATTTACAGCAGTATGGCAACTAGCTCTAGTTACTCTTGCTGTAGTTCCACTTATTGCTGTAATTGGTGCTATCTACACTATGACATCAGCCAAATTGTCAAGTCAAAGTCAAGAAGCACTTTCAAAGGCAGGGAACATTGTTGAACAg ACAGTAGTTCAAATTCGGACGGTATTGGCGTTTGTTGGTGAGGCAAAAGCAATGCAAGCATACACAGCAGCACTTAGAGTTTCTCAAAAGATTGGATATAAGAGTGGATTTTCAAAAGGATTCGGACTTGGAGCTACATATTTTACTGTTTTCTGTTGTTATGCTCTTCTTTTATGGTATGGTGGGTATTTAGTTAGACATCATTTCACCAATGGAGGACTTGCCATAGCAACAATGTTTGCAGTCATGATTGGTGGATT GGCATTGGGACAATCTGCCCCTAGCATGACTGCATTTGCAAAGGCTAGAGTTGCAGCTGCCAAGATTTTCCGGATTATTGATCACAAGCCAAGCGTCGACAGAAACGCCAAGTCGGGGTTGGAGTTAGACACTGTTAGTGGCCAGCTAGAGCTTAAGAATGTCGAGTTCTCTTATCCTTCAAGGCCAGAAATCAAGATTCTCAACAATTTCAACCTCGTTGTTCCGGCTGGAAAGACCATTGCTTTAGTCGGAAGCAGTGGTTCGGGGAAAAGCACTGTGGTATCCCTTATCGAAAGATTTTATGATCCCACCTCAG GACAACTTATGCTTGATGGAAATGACATTAAGACACTGAAATTGAAATGGCTAAGGCAGCAAATTGGCCTTGTAAGCCAAGAACCAGCACTTTTCGCAACAAGCATCAAAGAAAACATACTATTAGGAAGGCCAGATGCAACACAAATTGAGATCGAAGAAGCTGCTAGAGTTGCCAATGCCCATTCTTTCATAATCAAACTTCCTGATGGCTTTGATACTCAG GTAGGGGAGAGAGGATTACAATTATCGGGTGGACAGAAGCAGAGGATTGCTATAGCAAGGGCCATGCTTAAAAACCCGGCCATCCTTCTTTTAGATGAGGCAACTAGTGCTTTAGATTCTGAATCGGAAAAGCTAGTGCAGGAGGCTCTAGACAGGTTCATGATTGGACGAACGACACTTGTGATTGCTCATCGTCTGTCTACTATCCGAAAGGCTGATCTGGTGGCTGTACTTCAACAAGGCAGTGTATCGGAAATTGGAAGCCACGATGAGCTTATGAGTAAAGGAGAGAATGGTATGTATGCCAAGCTCATCAAAATGCAAGAAGCGGCTCATGAAACCGCTCTTAGTAATGCCAGAAAGAGCAGTGCAAG GCCCTCGAGTGCAAGGAACTCTGTAAGCTCACCAATCATCACTAGAAACTCTTCATATGGTCGATCACCATACTCCCGCCGGTTGTCTGACTTTTCTACCTCGGACTTCAGTCTCTCTCTTGATGCTGCATATTCGAATTACCGAAATGAAAAGCTTGCATTCAAAGACCAAGCTAGTTCGTTTGGCCGGCTTGCAAAAATGAACTCTCCTGAGTGGTCTTATGCTTTAATTGGTTCGATAGGCTCTGTCATCTGTGGTTCACTTAGTGCTTTCTTTGCATACGTCTTGAGTGCTGTTCTTAGCGTGTACTACAATCCGGATCATGCTTATATGAGCAAACAAATTGCAAAATACTGTTATCTTTTGATTGGAGTTTCATCAGCTGCACTCATTTTCAACACTCTACAGCATTACTACTGGGATGTAGTGGGGGAGAATTTGACAAAACGGGTGAGAGAGAAAATGCTGGCAGCTGTGCTTAAAATGGAAATGGCGTGGTTCGATCAGGAAGAGAACGATAGTTCGAGAATTGCTGCTAGGCTCTCTCTGGATGCCAACAATGTTAGGTCAGCCATCGGGGATAGAATCTCCGTCATTATGCAGAACTCAGCTCTCATGCTAGTCGCGTGCACAGCAGGATTCGTATTGCAGTGGCGTCTGGCCCTCGTCCTCATTGGGGTCTTCCCCGTGGTCGTTGCAGCAACAGTTTTACAG AAAATGTTCATGAAGGGATTCTCAGGAGACTTAGAAGCTGCTCATGCCAAAGCCACTCAACTTGCTGGAGAAGCTGTAGCTAATGTAAGAACAGTTGCTGCCTTTAATTCGGAGACGAAAATAGTCAACCTTTTTGACGCAAGCCTCCAGACTCCGCTTAGGCGTTGCTTCTGGAAGGGACAGATAGCGGGAAGTGGTTATGGGATTGCTCAATTCTTGCTTTATGCTTCCTATGCCCTTGGCCTTTGGTATGCCTCCTGGCTTGTCAAGCACGGGATCTCTGACTTCTCGAAGACGATCCGTGTCTTCATGGTGCTCATGGTTTCTGCTAATGGTGCAGCCGAAACATTGACCTTAGCCCCCGACTTCATCAAGGGTGGCAGAGCAATGCGTTCTGTTTTCGAACTCCTTGACCGTAAAACAGAAGTTGAGCCGGATGATCCAGATGCTACCGCTGCCCCTGATCGTCTTCGTGGTGAAGTGGAATTTAAGCATGTAGACTTCTCATATCCCACTAGACCCGACGTGTCAATTTTCCGTGATTTGAATCTTCGTGCTCGAGCTGGAAAGACTCTTGCTCTTGTTGGACCAAGTGGATGTGGAAAGAGCTCAGTCATTGCACTTATAGAGAGGTTCTACGAGCCATCATCCGGACGTGTCATCATCGATGGCAAGGATATTCGCAAGTACAACCTTAAATCCTTGAGAAGACACATTGCTGTAGTGCCACAAGAACCTTGCCTCTTTGCTACCACCATCTATGAAAACATCGCGTATGGACACGAGTCAGCAACCGAAGCTGAGATAACCGAAGCAGCAACCTTGGCAAACGCCCACAAGTTCATATCTGCATTGCCTGATGGATACAAAACATTCGTCGGAGAAAGGGGAGTTCAATTGTCCGGTGGACAAAAGCAAAGAATCGCCATTGCTCGTGCTTTCCTAAGGAAAGCTGAGCTAATGCTGCTAGACGAAGCAACAAGTGCACTCGATGCAGAGTCCGAAAGATGTGTACAAGAAGCATTGGATCGCGCTTGTGCAGGTAAGACCACTATTGTTGTTGCACATAGGCTATCTACAATCAGAAATGCTCATGTTATCGCGGTCATAGACGATGGGAAAGTAGCAGAACAAGGTTCTCATTCTCATCTGCTGAAAAACTACTCAGATGGTATTTATGCGCGTATGATACAACTACAACGATTTACACATGGAGAAGCTGTGAATATGGCAACAGGATCAACGTCTTCTTCGCGTCCTAAGGAAGATCaagattga